Proteins encoded within one genomic window of Mycolicibacterium aubagnense:
- a CDS encoding FmdB family zinc ribbon protein encodes MPTYSYACTECDNRFDAVQAFSDDALTECPKCHGRLRKLFGSVGVVFKGSGFYRTDNRDSKSSSTSATPAKSESSSSSSDSSSSSSSSSSSTKSTAPAAAASS; translated from the coding sequence GTGCCGACCTATTCCTACGCGTGTACCGAGTGCGACAACCGGTTCGACGCGGTGCAGGCCTTCAGCGATGACGCGCTGACAGAATGCCCGAAGTGCCACGGCCGGCTGCGCAAGCTGTTCGGTTCCGTCGGCGTGGTCTTTAAGGGCAGCGGTTTCTACCGCACCGACAACCGCGACTCGAAGAGCTCCAGCACCTCGGCGACTCCGGCCAAGAGCGAGTCGAGCTCCAGTTCGTCGGACTCTTCGTCTTCGTCCTCGTCGTCCAGCAGCAGCACGAAGTCGACCGCACCGGCCGCCGCAGCGTCCAGCTGA
- a CDS encoding 5-formyltetrahydrofolate cyclo-ligase has product MSLEVGKDELRKAILRRRRALTPEQRQADADALARRIPELVVSGDVVCAYMPIGTEPGSPAMLDALTEAGAKVFLPVTRRDAPLSWGRYRSGHLTEAQFGLLEPDTPHLPPDAIGQARVILVPALGVDRAGVRLGRGAGFYDRSLPLAAPDASLVAVVYDDDLLPALPTEPHDVPMTHALTPTSGLVKLGI; this is encoded by the coding sequence ATGAGCCTCGAGGTCGGAAAGGACGAGCTGCGCAAAGCCATCCTGCGCAGACGCCGCGCCCTGACGCCTGAGCAGAGGCAGGCGGACGCCGATGCCCTGGCACGCCGGATACCGGAGTTGGTGGTCTCCGGCGACGTGGTGTGCGCCTATATGCCGATCGGCACCGAGCCGGGTTCGCCCGCGATGCTGGACGCCCTGACCGAAGCGGGCGCCAAGGTGTTCTTGCCGGTGACCCGTCGCGACGCCCCGCTGAGCTGGGGCCGGTACCGATCCGGACACCTCACGGAAGCGCAGTTCGGGTTGCTCGAACCGGACACACCGCATCTGCCACCCGACGCGATTGGGCAGGCACGGGTGATTCTGGTCCCCGCCCTCGGCGTCGACCGCGCCGGAGTCCGACTCGGCCGCGGAGCGGGTTTCTACGATCGCTCGCTGCCGCTGGCCGCGCCGGACGCGTCGCTCGTAGCAGTGGTGTACGACGACGACCTCTTGCCGGCGCTGCCCACCGAGCCGCACGACGTCCCGATGACGCATGCGCTGACTCCGACGTCAGGGCTGGTCAAGCTGGGTATCTAG
- a CDS encoding UTP--glucose-1-phosphate uridylyltransferase, with protein sequence MTTQTSVPMPRTAVVPAAGLGTRFLPATKTVPKELLPVVDTPGIELVAAEAADAGGERLVIVTSEGKDGVVAHFVEDLILEGTLEARGKHVMLEKVRRAPALIKVESVVQAEPLGLGHAVSCVEPVLLPDEDAIAVLLPDDLVLPAGVLVTMAKVRAKRGGSVLCAIEVPPDEISAYGVFDVETVPDAANPNVLRVKGMVEKPKAEDAPSPYAAAGRYILDRAIFDALRRVQKGVGGEIQLTDAIALLIEEGHPVHVVVHRGSRHDLGNPGGYLKAAVDFALERDDYGPELRRWLVERLGLAER encoded by the coding sequence ATGACGACACAGACTTCAGTGCCGATGCCGCGCACCGCGGTGGTCCCGGCGGCTGGTCTGGGCACGCGTTTTCTGCCTGCCACCAAGACCGTCCCCAAGGAGTTGCTGCCGGTCGTCGACACCCCCGGCATCGAGCTGGTTGCTGCCGAAGCGGCTGACGCGGGTGGCGAGCGACTGGTGATCGTGACCTCGGAGGGCAAGGACGGCGTCGTCGCGCACTTCGTCGAGGACCTCATCCTCGAAGGAACGCTCGAGGCGCGCGGCAAGCATGTGATGCTCGAGAAGGTGCGGCGCGCGCCCGCGTTGATCAAGGTGGAGTCGGTCGTGCAGGCCGAACCGCTCGGCCTGGGACACGCCGTCAGTTGCGTCGAGCCGGTGCTGTTGCCCGACGAAGACGCCATCGCGGTCTTGCTGCCCGACGACCTGGTGCTGCCGGCCGGCGTGCTGGTGACCATGGCGAAAGTGCGGGCCAAGCGTGGCGGCAGCGTGCTGTGCGCCATCGAGGTGCCACCGGACGAGATCAGCGCTTACGGCGTGTTCGACGTCGAGACGGTGCCCGATGCGGCCAATCCGAATGTGTTGCGCGTCAAGGGCATGGTGGAAAAGCCCAAGGCCGAGGATGCCCCGTCGCCGTACGCCGCGGCCGGCCGCTACATCTTGGACCGCGCGATCTTCGACGCACTGCGGCGCGTGCAGAAGGGTGTCGGCGGCGAGATCCAGCTGACCGACGCCATCGCGCTGCTCATCGAGGAAGGACACCCCGTCCACGTGGTCGTGCACCGCGGGTCCCGACACGACCTGGGAAATCCCGGCGGCTACCTTAAAGCTGCGGTTGACTTTGCGTTGGAACGCGACGACTACGGCCCGGAATTGCGGCGTTGGTTGGTCGAGCGATTGGGTCTTGCCGAGCGCTGA
- the glp gene encoding molybdotransferase-like divisome protein Glp, protein MRSVEEQQARVAAAAVAPRPVRVAIAEAQGLMCAEEVVTERPLPGFDQAAIDGYAVRSVDVMGADSGGDSDVTLPVVSTIAAGERTPTRLQPRQAARVQTGAPMPTLADAVLPLRWTDGGESRVRVLRGVRSGAYVRRTGDDVQPGDVAVRAGTIIGPAQVGLLAAVGRERVLVHPRPRLTIISVGGELVDISRTPGNGQVYDVNSYALAAAGRDAGAEVNRVGIVDADPKTLRDVVEGQLNRSEIVVIAGAVGGAAAEGVRAVLAELGEMEVARIAMHPGSVQGFGQLGRDGVPVFLLPANPVSALVVFEVMVRPLIRMSLGKRQPMRRVVSARTLSPISSVVGRKGFLRGQLMRDQDTGEYLVQALGGAPGASHLLATLAEANCLVIVPTEAEQIRTGESVDVAFLAQRG, encoded by the coding sequence GTGCGTTCGGTTGAGGAACAGCAGGCCCGGGTTGCGGCTGCGGCGGTGGCACCGCGGCCGGTGCGGGTAGCGATTGCCGAAGCGCAAGGTCTGATGTGCGCCGAAGAGGTGGTCACCGAACGGCCGCTGCCCGGATTCGATCAGGCCGCCATCGACGGCTATGCCGTGCGCAGCGTCGACGTGATGGGCGCGGACTCCGGTGGCGACAGTGACGTCACCCTGCCCGTCGTCTCGACCATCGCCGCTGGTGAACGCACGCCCACCCGCTTGCAGCCGCGTCAGGCCGCGCGGGTCCAGACCGGTGCGCCCATGCCCACTCTCGCCGATGCCGTGCTGCCGCTGCGCTGGACCGACGGCGGCGAATCGCGGGTACGGGTCCTGCGTGGTGTGCGGTCCGGCGCCTATGTGCGTCGTACCGGGGATGACGTGCAGCCCGGCGACGTCGCGGTGCGTGCCGGCACCATCATCGGGCCGGCCCAAGTGGGACTGCTGGCGGCGGTGGGCCGCGAACGCGTGTTGGTCCACCCGCGGCCGCGGCTGACGATCATTTCCGTCGGCGGTGAGCTGGTCGACATCTCGCGGACGCCCGGCAACGGCCAGGTCTACGACGTCAACTCCTATGCGCTCGCCGCCGCCGGCCGTGACGCCGGCGCCGAGGTGAACCGGGTCGGCATCGTCGACGCCGACCCCAAGACCCTGCGCGACGTGGTCGAAGGACAGTTGAATCGGTCGGAGATCGTCGTGATCGCCGGCGCCGTCGGTGGCGCGGCGGCCGAAGGCGTGCGCGCGGTGCTCGCCGAGCTGGGGGAGATGGAGGTCGCCCGGATCGCGATGCACCCCGGATCGGTGCAGGGTTTCGGGCAGCTCGGGCGCGACGGTGTGCCGGTCTTCCTGCTGCCGGCCAACCCGGTGAGTGCCCTCGTGGTTTTCGAGGTGATGGTGCGTCCGCTGATCCGGATGTCGCTGGGCAAGCGGCAGCCGATGCGGCGCGTGGTGTCGGCGCGCACGTTATCCCCCATCTCATCGGTGGTGGGGCGCAAGGGATTTCTGCGTGGCCAGTTGATGCGCGACCAGGACACCGGCGAGTATCTGGTGCAGGCGCTGGGCGGTGCCCCCGGCGCGTCGCACCTGCTGGCCACCCTTGCCGAGGCGAACTGCCTGGTGATCGTGCCCACGGAGGCCGAGCAGATTCGTACGGGCGAATCGGTCGACGTGGCCTTCCTCGCGCAGCGCGGCTGA
- a CDS encoding GNAT family N-acetyltransferase translates to MNLLRSSAMHPGWPLSVGPIRVRAGVVRLRPVRLRDGPVWSRMRLTDRAHLEPWEPVGEVDWTARHAVSSWPALCSGLRSEARRGRMLPYVIELDGEFCGQLTIGNVTHGALRSAWIGYWVARQFTGGGIATAALALGVDHAFGPVGLHRIEATVRPENGPSRSVLGRVGFREEGLLRRYLEVDGAWRDHLLVAMTVEEMAQSASSALVRDGRATWV, encoded by the coding sequence GTGAACTTGCTGCGTTCGAGTGCGATGCATCCGGGCTGGCCGTTGTCGGTCGGCCCGATCCGCGTGCGTGCCGGGGTGGTGCGGTTGCGGCCGGTGCGGTTGCGCGACGGCCCGGTGTGGAGCCGGATGCGGCTGACCGACCGGGCGCACCTGGAGCCCTGGGAGCCGGTCGGTGAGGTGGATTGGACTGCGCGCCATGCGGTTTCGTCGTGGCCGGCGCTGTGTTCGGGTCTGCGGTCGGAGGCCAGGCGTGGCCGCATGCTGCCCTATGTCATCGAGTTGGACGGCGAGTTCTGCGGGCAGTTGACCATCGGCAACGTGACGCACGGAGCGCTGCGGTCGGCGTGGATCGGCTATTGGGTGGCGCGCCAGTTCACCGGCGGCGGGATCGCGACGGCTGCGCTGGCGCTCGGCGTCGACCACGCCTTCGGTCCGGTCGGACTACACCGGATCGAGGCGACCGTCCGCCCGGAAAACGGTCCGAGCCGGTCGGTGTTGGGGCGGGTGGGCTTCCGGGAGGAGGGCCTGCTGCGGCGTTACCTCGAAGTCGACGGTGCCTGGCGGGACCATCTGCTGGTGGCGATGACCGTGGAAGAGATGGCCCAGTCCGCGTCATCGGCGCTGGTCAGGGATGGTCGAGCCACCTGGGTCTGA
- the sepX gene encoding divisome protein SepX/GlpR, whose translation MPSIPQSLLWISLVVLWLFVLVPMLISKRENVRRTSDVALATRVLNTQGNSRLRRRSGPATGHHSDPHWKQDEDFTAFEEDFARGDATTDSIPVADPEADSPRSVVLADQVVVEESEYLDVEVVEMDSGALPIGASGRMKAVPEPENQEQPTLFDDVATPTMAIRTVSEADFEPEEALTDEMAAADADEPEAGPETEAEPTTDVHEAVAADEAVEEQSEPEVEAEAAEGTQAEAEDGTEHDYEYVDDTSGVEAVADDEPKLADSMSTARRSRYESKAAVAAAERKYRFRSRMLSGMAVAILVTGVVAFSLASSMWWWFCGMVSAASVLYLAYLRRQTRIEEQLRRRRAQRMMRSRHGVENTQDEEFDVVPSRLRRPGAAVLDIDDEDPIFEHLEYTRMSRDYDLPRASGQ comes from the coding sequence ATGCCAAGCATCCCCCAATCCCTACTGTGGATATCCCTCGTCGTGTTGTGGTTGTTCGTGCTGGTGCCGATGTTGATCAGCAAGCGCGAGAACGTCCGCCGGACGAGCGATGTCGCATTGGCGACCCGTGTGCTCAACACGCAGGGCAACAGCCGGTTGCGACGGCGCAGTGGGCCCGCCACCGGCCACCACAGCGATCCGCACTGGAAACAGGACGAGGACTTCACCGCGTTCGAAGAAGACTTCGCGCGCGGCGACGCGACCACCGACTCGATCCCGGTCGCCGACCCAGAGGCTGATTCGCCGCGTTCGGTGGTGCTGGCCGATCAGGTGGTCGTCGAAGAATCGGAGTATCTCGACGTCGAGGTCGTCGAGATGGACTCCGGTGCGCTGCCGATCGGCGCCTCCGGGCGGATGAAAGCCGTTCCGGAGCCTGAAAACCAGGAACAGCCAACACTTTTCGATGACGTCGCCACGCCGACCATGGCGATCCGGACCGTCTCCGAGGCGGACTTCGAGCCCGAGGAAGCGCTCACCGACGAGATGGCCGCGGCGGACGCCGACGAGCCCGAAGCCGGGCCCGAAACCGAGGCCGAGCCGACCACCGACGTCCACGAGGCCGTCGCGGCTGACGAGGCCGTCGAGGAACAGTCCGAACCTGAAGTTGAAGCCGAGGCCGCGGAAGGGACTCAGGCGGAAGCCGAGGACGGCACCGAACACGACTACGAGTACGTCGACGACACCTCGGGTGTCGAGGCGGTGGCGGACGACGAGCCGAAGCTGGCCGACTCGATGTCGACGGCGCGACGCAGTCGCTACGAGTCGAAGGCTGCCGTCGCGGCCGCCGAGCGCAAATACCGCTTCCGCAGCCGCATGCTCTCCGGTATGGCCGTGGCCATCCTGGTCACCGGCGTTGTGGCCTTCTCGCTGGCGTCGAGCATGTGGTGGTGGTTCTGTGGCATGGTCAGCGCGGCTTCCGTGCTGTACCTGGCCTACCTGCGTCGTCAGACTCGGATCGAAGAGCAGCTGCGGCGCCGGCGTGCCCAGCGGATGATGCGGTCCCGGCATGGCGTGGAGAACACCCAGGACGAGGAATTCGACGTCGTCCCTTCTCGCTTGCGGCGTCCGGGCGCCGCAGTGCTGGACATCGATGACGAGGATCCGATCTTCGAACACCTGGAATACACCCGGATGTCCAGGGACTATGACCTGCCCCGGGCGTCTGGTCAGTAG
- a CDS encoding TetR/AcrR family transcriptional regulator, translated as MPRRDWVLGADRNAEALDRILSAASELVSRNGFEAFSIEAVAAELHCSPATVYRRAGGRAAILERLVSLFADQILSSIRRAVAGLEGTERVVTAIMVALDCMRAEPLGKLIMGDIRPNHDGGTVTTSPLVATFAEEMLGRHDPLAAHWLIRVTLALWYWPLKDKSAEYELVTRFAGPSAMLGLGESPSA; from the coding sequence ATGCCTCGACGTGACTGGGTACTCGGCGCGGACCGCAATGCCGAAGCCCTCGACCGCATCCTGTCGGCAGCCTCAGAACTCGTGTCCCGCAATGGGTTCGAAGCGTTCAGCATCGAGGCGGTCGCCGCCGAACTGCACTGTTCCCCGGCTACTGTTTACCGCCGGGCCGGCGGCAGAGCCGCAATTCTGGAGCGGCTCGTATCGCTCTTCGCCGACCAAATCCTCAGCTCCATTCGACGTGCCGTCGCGGGCCTGGAGGGCACGGAGCGCGTCGTGACCGCCATCATGGTCGCGCTGGACTGCATGCGTGCCGAACCGCTGGGCAAGTTGATCATGGGCGACATCCGCCCCAATCACGACGGCGGAACGGTGACCACCTCACCGCTGGTCGCCACGTTCGCCGAGGAAATGCTCGGACGCCACGACCCGCTGGCCGCACACTGGCTGATCCGCGTCACGTTGGCGCTGTGGTACTGGCCGCTCAAGGACAAAAGCGCCGAATACGAACTCGTGACGCGGTTCGCCGGCCCGTCTGCGATGTTGGGCCTGGGCGAATCCCCATCAGCCTGA
- a CDS encoding cytochrome P450, which produces MSTTTIAQASRGGASVLSPLIAAGRLNVSAAVRARRLGYRAWIGAINTDYDPLDPGTAASPYDAYAALHRGGRVHYSPRRSTWILHRLDDVRAALRDTAEVTSSQGVTRIQMVADLVVLTDDDLHGRLRKQVQPAFTKGALDGWRAVIDGLAAEFVDDLIANPGADAVQRLTVPLPLRVIAAIIGVPDRDIADFRRWSDESTRLINFTPTVPGLIGTAKSMRAAIALRRYFLRHLKAGELKGSETVLGRLVQHSADGALTDEALFQIAILLLIAGNETTTNLLGGMLDTYANNPDQYEIIRANPDLIPQAIEEHVRYTSPVQNLYRYTRAPYRVGEVTIPTGSRVLLSFGAANRDPLAFDDPNSFRAERNPRTHVGFGFGAHLCLGAPLARMEAHAVLRELVTRVSRISTTEQTMWSTNSSLRGPTRLPVVLHA; this is translated from the coding sequence GTGTCCACCACGACCATCGCTCAGGCATCGCGCGGCGGCGCCTCGGTGTTGTCCCCACTGATCGCCGCCGGCCGACTGAATGTATCCGCAGCTGTGCGTGCCCGCCGTCTGGGATATCGCGCCTGGATCGGCGCGATCAACACCGACTACGACCCGTTGGATCCGGGCACTGCCGCTTCCCCCTATGACGCGTACGCCGCGCTGCATCGGGGCGGCCGGGTGCACTACAGCCCCCGGCGGTCCACGTGGATTCTGCACCGGCTCGACGATGTCCGGGCCGCCTTGCGGGACACCGCTGAAGTCACGAGCAGCCAAGGGGTGACCCGGATTCAGATGGTTGCCGACCTCGTCGTGTTGACCGACGACGATCTGCACGGCCGCCTACGCAAGCAGGTGCAACCCGCGTTCACGAAAGGGGCGCTCGATGGTTGGCGCGCCGTGATCGACGGGCTCGCCGCGGAGTTCGTCGACGACCTCATCGCCAACCCCGGTGCCGATGCCGTGCAGCGACTGACGGTCCCACTGCCGCTGCGGGTCATTGCGGCGATCATCGGCGTCCCCGATCGCGATATTGCCGACTTTCGCCGCTGGTCAGACGAGAGCACCCGACTGATCAACTTCACGCCAACCGTGCCGGGCCTGATCGGCACCGCGAAATCCATGCGCGCAGCGATAGCGTTGCGCCGCTATTTCTTACGACATCTGAAGGCCGGAGAACTCAAGGGCTCCGAAACCGTTCTCGGGCGACTGGTTCAACACAGCGCTGACGGCGCTCTGACCGATGAGGCGCTGTTCCAGATCGCCATTCTGCTCCTGATTGCCGGCAACGAAACCACCACAAACCTTCTCGGCGGCATGCTCGACACGTACGCGAACAATCCGGACCAATACGAGATCATCCGGGCGAATCCGGACCTCATCCCGCAGGCCATCGAAGAGCACGTCCGGTACACCAGTCCTGTTCAGAATCTCTACCGCTACACCCGCGCGCCATACCGGGTCGGAGAGGTCACGATCCCGACCGGTTCCCGCGTTCTGTTGTCGTTCGGGGCCGCGAACCGTGACCCGCTGGCCTTCGATGATCCCAACTCTTTTCGCGCGGAGCGCAATCCGCGTACCCACGTCGGATTCGGCTTCGGCGCGCACCTCTGCCTGGGCGCGCCGTTGGCACGGATGGAGGCACACGCGGTGCTCCGCGAACTTGTCACTCGCGTCTCACGAATATCGACGACCGAGCAGACGATGTGGTCCACCAACAGCTCGCTGCGCGGACCCACCCGCCTACCGGTTGTCCTGCACGCCTGA
- a CDS encoding SHOCT domain-containing protein — MMFWYGHNMGGWGYAGMAIGMFLFWALVLGGIVALIRVAGGDQRNRIPAPTESDALQVLAVRFAQGDITEAEYREKLAVLSEHTPT; from the coding sequence ATGATGTTCTGGTACGGCCACAACATGGGTGGATGGGGCTACGCCGGGATGGCCATCGGCATGTTCCTCTTCTGGGCGCTGGTGCTCGGCGGCATCGTCGCGCTGATCCGCGTCGCCGGTGGCGATCAAAGGAACCGAATCCCCGCCCCCACCGAATCCGACGCACTACAGGTGCTCGCCGTGCGATTCGCGCAGGGCGACATCACCGAGGCGGAGTACCGCGAGAAGCTGGCGGTACTGAGCGAGCACACACCTACATGA
- a CDS encoding MgtC/SapB family protein → MTWQQVQPFFVALAIGLLLGLERERSHARKLPAGSRSFALLSLAGAVAAGFGQWTVVAVFLGVGALVALAYFRTSREDPGTTTATAALVAYLLGALAYSRPALAVALAVVVAGLLVSKTRIHRFARDIVTEVELEDAIKFLVVAFVILPLLPDRGLGPYGVLNPEKIWLLVVLLTGIGWVGYIGVRALGPERGVLITGIAGGFVSASATTASMGRLSRTTASLRAPLASALLASLATFVQLLIVIGVVDTEVLRRLWPPVAAGAVVLVGLAALVYRGVGRPSENAAAPSENTEAAPTTRPFALRPALILAAVLTLALLVGRWGADVLGTEGTVLAAFAAGLADAHAGAVAAASLAAKGAITVETALIAVAAALGSNLIVKTVLAFTAGGRRFGLRFLAGMAPPAVVFGVVLALTVTSA, encoded by the coding sequence ATGACCTGGCAGCAGGTGCAGCCCTTCTTCGTAGCACTTGCCATCGGACTGCTGCTCGGCCTGGAGCGCGAACGTAGTCATGCGCGCAAACTGCCTGCCGGGTCGCGCTCGTTTGCCCTGCTGTCGCTGGCCGGGGCGGTCGCAGCAGGTTTCGGCCAGTGGACCGTCGTCGCGGTATTCCTCGGCGTCGGCGCGCTGGTCGCGCTCGCGTACTTCCGAACCAGTCGGGAAGACCCTGGAACCACGACAGCGACAGCCGCACTCGTCGCGTATCTCCTTGGTGCCCTGGCCTATTCCCGACCAGCACTGGCAGTGGCCCTCGCCGTCGTGGTAGCCGGTCTGCTCGTGTCGAAAACCCGCATCCACCGTTTCGCCCGCGACATCGTCACCGAGGTCGAACTGGAAGACGCGATCAAGTTTCTCGTCGTCGCCTTCGTGATCCTGCCCCTGCTACCGGACCGCGGGCTCGGTCCGTACGGCGTTCTCAACCCGGAGAAGATCTGGCTCCTCGTTGTACTGCTCACCGGTATCGGTTGGGTGGGGTACATCGGTGTGCGGGCTCTCGGGCCAGAACGGGGCGTTCTCATCACCGGCATCGCCGGCGGGTTCGTCTCTGCGAGCGCAACAACGGCGTCCATGGGCCGACTCAGCCGAACTACGGCGAGCTTGCGGGCGCCCCTGGCCAGCGCCCTGCTGGCCAGCTTGGCCACCTTCGTGCAGCTCCTCATCGTGATCGGCGTGGTCGACACCGAAGTACTGCGCCGACTATGGCCGCCCGTAGCCGCCGGTGCCGTAGTGCTGGTCGGTCTTGCCGCCCTCGTCTATCGGGGAGTCGGCCGACCCTCCGAGAACGCCGCTGCCCCAAGCGAAAACACCGAAGCAGCGCCCACTACTCGACCGTTCGCCCTGCGGCCGGCGCTCATCCTGGCCGCCGTGCTGACCCTGGCTCTGCTGGTCGGACGGTGGGGCGCGGACGTGCTCGGCACCGAGGGCACCGTGCTCGCCGCCTTCGCCGCGGGCCTCGCCGATGCGCACGCGGGTGCGGTCGCCGCCGCCAGCCTCGCCGCCAAGGGTGCTATCACCGTCGAGACCGCGCTGATCGCAGTGGCAGCCGCGCTCGGCTCGAACTTGATCGTCAAAACGGTGCTGGCATTCACCGCCGGCGGTCGCCGGTTCGGGCTGCGGTTCCTCGCCGGCATGGCGCCGCCGGCCGTGGTCTTCGGAGTCGTCCTGGCCCTGACGGTGACCTCAGCCTGA
- a CDS encoding enoyl-CoA hydratase/isomerase family protein, which yields MAFTDYQQLTLTRRDNGVLLITLNRPEKYNAADEGMHAELANIWKDVAADPETRVAVITGAGKAFSAGGDLAMVERMAGDYDRVSHMLSEMSDLVYNMINCDKPIVSAINGVAVGAGAVAALLADVAIIAEDAKIGDGHVKLGVAAGDHAAIIWPLLAGTAKAKYYLMTGEMIDGVEAERIGMVAKALPREQVLDEALRVADELATGAQQAIRLTKRALNNWLRHAGPIFDQSAAYEMLTFLGPDVVEGYTALREKRRPQFPSAR from the coding sequence GTGGCATTCACCGACTATCAGCAGCTGACCTTGACTCGCCGTGACAACGGCGTCCTGCTGATCACCCTCAACCGGCCCGAGAAGTACAACGCCGCCGACGAGGGCATGCACGCCGAGCTGGCCAACATCTGGAAGGACGTCGCGGCCGATCCGGAAACCCGGGTGGCCGTGATCACCGGTGCGGGAAAGGCATTCAGCGCCGGCGGAGATCTGGCCATGGTCGAGCGCATGGCCGGTGACTATGACCGCGTCTCGCACATGCTCAGCGAGATGAGTGACCTGGTCTACAACATGATCAACTGCGACAAACCGATCGTGTCCGCGATCAATGGCGTCGCGGTCGGCGCCGGAGCCGTGGCCGCATTGCTGGCCGATGTCGCCATCATCGCCGAGGACGCCAAGATCGGCGACGGCCACGTCAAACTCGGCGTGGCCGCGGGCGATCACGCCGCGATCATCTGGCCGTTACTGGCCGGGACAGCGAAGGCCAAGTACTACCTCATGACGGGCGAGATGATCGACGGTGTCGAGGCCGAGCGGATCGGCATGGTTGCCAAGGCCCTTCCCCGCGAACAGGTTCTGGACGAAGCACTCCGGGTTGCCGACGAGCTCGCCACGGGCGCCCAGCAGGCGATCCGGCTGACCAAACGTGCGCTCAACAACTGGCTTCGCCATGCCGGTCCCATCTTCGATCAGTCCGCGGCCTACGAGATGTTGACGTTCCTCGGGCCTGATGTGGTCGAGGGATACACCGCGCTGCGGGAGAAGCGCAGGCCCCAGTTCCCGTCCGCGCGCTAG
- a CDS encoding lysophospholipid acyltransferase family protein, translated as MGFGPPQGRPTVTDDEIAAIMDPPQRVRTLRNVLDATGDALEPVIELYRPYVTGLDRLPRDGRFLLVGNHTAFGFAEILLMPYYTRRELGVQVRPLAERGLAQAKGFGGDLVAAYGGVVGHPDTARELMRHNETVLVFPGGGREMPKFKGEEYQLKWEGRNGFARVAIESGYPIVPVGLVGSDDVYEPLFERDSTLGRLSQSIGERLGGRTDMAMPLVRGIGPTLIPRPRRMYLEFGEPISTTAPNGTTDHARWVETVKSTTQQALEHILTDLQEIRSGDPYRSLNPLAWSRAAQPPETVSRAV; from the coding sequence ATGGGATTCGGACCGCCACAGGGCCGGCCGACTGTCACCGACGACGAGATCGCCGCCATCATGGATCCGCCGCAGCGCGTCCGAACACTACGAAATGTGTTGGACGCCACGGGGGATGCGCTCGAACCGGTGATCGAACTGTACCGGCCTTACGTGACCGGCCTCGACCGCCTGCCCCGCGACGGCCGCTTCCTTCTGGTCGGCAATCACACGGCGTTCGGCTTCGCCGAGATACTGCTGATGCCGTATTACACCCGTCGCGAACTCGGTGTGCAGGTGCGCCCACTCGCAGAACGGGGCCTGGCACAGGCCAAGGGCTTCGGCGGCGACCTTGTCGCGGCGTACGGCGGCGTGGTCGGCCACCCCGACACGGCGCGAGAACTCATGCGGCACAACGAGACCGTGCTGGTCTTTCCAGGCGGGGGACGCGAGATGCCCAAATTCAAGGGCGAGGAGTACCAGCTGAAGTGGGAAGGCCGAAACGGTTTCGCCCGCGTGGCCATCGAAAGCGGATATCCGATCGTGCCGGTCGGCTTGGTCGGCAGTGACGACGTCTACGAACCCCTCTTCGAACGCGACAGCACGCTGGGCCGGCTGAGCCAGTCCATCGGCGAGCGGCTCGGTGGACGTACCGACATGGCGATGCCCCTGGTGCGCGGCATCGGGCCGACGCTGATTCCCCGCCCGCGGCGCATGTACCTCGAGTTCGGCGAGCCGATCAGCACGACCGCACCAAACGGCACGACCGACCACGCCCGATGGGTGGAGACGGTCAAGTCGACGACTCAGCAAGCGCTGGAACACATCCTGACCGACTTGCAGGAGATCAGGTCCGGTGATCCGTATCGGAGTCTGAATCCGCTGGCCTGGTCCCGGGCAGCCCAACCGCCCGAAACCGTCAGTCGAGCGGTCTGA
- a CDS encoding WhiB family transcriptional regulator, whose protein sequence is MHARCRGLPAEMFYTGDDDRGARRVAHEEHAKQICHHCPVLRECLGHAMEAGEPYGIWGATTPKERAALRSSQAFIS, encoded by the coding sequence TTGCATGCCCGCTGCCGCGGACTACCGGCCGAGATGTTCTATACCGGCGACGACGATCGCGGCGCCCGGCGGGTCGCCCACGAAGAACACGCCAAACAGATCTGCCACCATTGCCCGGTACTACGCGAATGCCTCGGCCACGCCATGGAAGCCGGCGAGCCGTACGGCATCTGGGGCGCGACGACGCCGAAGGAACGCGCAGCGTTGCGAAGTTCACAGGCTTTTATTAGCTGA